A genomic segment from Variovorax paradoxus B4 encodes:
- a CDS encoding class I SAM-dependent methyltransferase → MSRQIFEGFKMFGDILLPEVNLKRSGAYFESGFECKTDAITANATYFGNTQWAQEYLDFCHRDAHFKSRWLAAAGDWTDKVVIDLGCGPGNIFATLGGKPRLLIGVDVAPGSLELAAKLGYTAVLADAAYTPFRSQVADIVAINASLHHCDDMAAVLREGARLVKPHGVLVTDHDPQLTAWNYKGLAKLMWDARLWIYRAIGHGFHKTGSQQSWGLRTEVHHQPGDGVTREFFHSTLEPMGFEVRVYPHNHQIGADALRGVVGPAQWKYRVGNVLSGRRPSSPASALSLMCVARRRGDSVSAVPAASEQRTSG, encoded by the coding sequence ATGTCGCGCCAGATTTTTGAAGGATTCAAAATGTTCGGAGACATCTTATTGCCAGAAGTGAATTTGAAGCGTTCGGGGGCTTACTTCGAATCAGGGTTCGAATGCAAAACCGATGCCATTACGGCCAATGCCACCTATTTTGGAAATACGCAATGGGCCCAGGAATACCTGGATTTCTGCCACCGCGACGCGCATTTCAAAAGCCGGTGGCTCGCAGCTGCCGGCGACTGGACGGACAAGGTGGTCATCGATCTGGGCTGTGGGCCGGGCAACATCTTTGCCACCCTGGGTGGTAAGCCGCGCCTCCTGATCGGCGTGGATGTGGCCCCCGGTTCGCTGGAACTGGCGGCCAAGCTGGGCTATACGGCGGTGCTGGCCGATGCGGCCTACACGCCTTTTCGCTCGCAGGTGGCGGACATCGTCGCCATCAATGCGTCGCTGCATCACTGCGACGACATGGCCGCGGTGCTGCGCGAGGGCGCACGCCTGGTGAAGCCTCATGGCGTGCTGGTCACCGACCACGATCCGCAGCTCACCGCGTGGAACTACAAGGGCCTCGCCAAGCTGATGTGGGATGCGCGGCTGTGGATTTATCGCGCGATCGGGCATGGCTTTCACAAGACCGGCAGCCAGCAGTCATGGGGCCTGCGAACCGAGGTCCATCATCAGCCGGGCGACGGCGTGACCAGGGAGTTCTTCCACTCCACGCTGGAGCCGATGGGTTTCGAGGTCCGCGTCTACCCGCACAACCACCAGATCGGTGCCGATGCGCTGCGCGGCGTCGTGGGGCCGGCGCAATGGAAATACCGCGTGGGCAACGTGCTGTCCGGCCGGCGGCCTTCATCGCCTGCGAGCGCGCTGTCGCTGATGTGCGTGGCAAGGCGTCGCGGCGATTCCGTATCAGCTGTGCCAGCAGCGTCAGAACAGCGAACGTCAGGATGA
- a CDS encoding Bug family tripartite tricarboxylate transporter substrate binding protein, with protein sequence MKRRDFIAASAGALAAPWALGATELPKGIVKIYVGWAPGGGTDVFARIVGQKLSELWGRSVVVENKPGATGALAADFFARTRFTEGVNLLMAHVNTHAISPHIFKSITYDPLKDFAPVVMVGATPHILVTSAKNSTGSVKEVVEQCRKSPGKISFGSSGTGSVQHLAAAMFNMAADVKSIHVPYKGSGPMQTDLIGGQIDYSFDTMTAATAQVKAKRMTGIVQTRLQRAKGFPELPTMDEQGFKGFDVSSWYGVVGPKDMSRDLALQINADINKVLALPDVVTRFDGYGVEDGGGSVDKFAAFMAAEFKKWGDVVRTAKVTEEG encoded by the coding sequence ATGAAACGCCGAGACTTCATTGCGGCCAGCGCCGGCGCGCTGGCCGCGCCCTGGGCCCTGGGAGCCACCGAGTTGCCCAAGGGCATCGTCAAGATCTACGTGGGCTGGGCGCCCGGCGGCGGCACCGATGTGTTCGCCCGCATCGTGGGGCAGAAGCTCTCGGAGCTGTGGGGCCGCTCGGTGGTGGTCGAGAACAAACCGGGCGCCACCGGCGCACTGGCCGCGGACTTCTTTGCGCGGACCCGGTTCACCGAGGGCGTGAACCTGCTGATGGCCCACGTCAACACGCATGCCATCTCGCCGCACATCTTCAAGAGCATCACCTACGACCCGCTGAAGGACTTCGCGCCCGTCGTCATGGTTGGCGCGACCCCGCACATCCTGGTGACCAGCGCGAAGAATTCCACCGGCTCGGTCAAGGAGGTGGTCGAGCAGTGCAGGAAGAGCCCGGGGAAGATCAGCTTCGGCTCCTCCGGCACGGGATCGGTGCAGCACCTGGCGGCCGCGATGTTCAACATGGCTGCCGACGTCAAGAGCATCCACGTGCCCTACAAGGGGTCGGGTCCGATGCAGACGGACCTGATCGGCGGGCAGATCGACTACAGCTTCGACACCATGACGGCGGCCACGGCCCAGGTCAAGGCCAAGCGGATGACGGGCATCGTCCAGACGCGCCTGCAGCGGGCCAAGGGCTTTCCGGAGTTGCCGACCATGGACGAGCAGGGCTTCAAGGGCTTCGACGTGTCCAGCTGGTATGGCGTGGTCGGCCCCAAGGACATGTCGAGGGACCTGGCCCTGCAGATCAACGCCGACATCAACAAGGTGCTGGCGCTGCCGGATGTGGTCACGCGCTTCGATGGCTACGGCGTGGAGGACGGCGGCGGTTCCGTCGACAAGTTCGCGGCCTTCATGGCCGCAGAGTTCAAGAAATGGGGCGACGTGGTGCGCACCGCCAAGGTCACCGAGGAGGGCTGA
- a CDS encoding LysR family transcriptional regulator: MKLDSTTVQLVLCIAEEGSISRAADKLSLAVAAASKRVSDLEAQLGAKLFKRVPHGVLITEAGSRLMAHIRQIDNLIGRLEGDAQVLSHGQDGRILIGAPKAAIIQFLAKDIARLRDAYPQITLKILEENSKIVQQLLRDKVIDVGIYEKKSGFLDLPKFDYRQDRLVLVYSRRHFRFADGPVGIDDFLDLPIVSLGKGSAILSALQGAYRSRGRSFPNNFSTSGFDTMLALVRHGLGVGLMPPDVLRSFHPEDDLGSAEIQGDWHQRAYVLSCVEGHAQEQTLRNVVAQLIGTST; encoded by the coding sequence ATGAAGCTCGACTCCACCACCGTCCAACTCGTCCTGTGCATCGCCGAGGAAGGCAGCATCTCCCGGGCCGCCGACAAGCTGAGCCTGGCCGTGGCTGCTGCGTCCAAGCGCGTGAGCGACCTGGAGGCGCAGTTGGGCGCCAAGCTGTTCAAGCGGGTGCCCCACGGCGTGTTGATCACCGAGGCCGGCAGCCGGCTGATGGCGCACATCCGGCAGATCGACAACCTCATCGGCCGGCTCGAGGGCGATGCCCAGGTGCTGAGCCACGGTCAGGACGGGCGCATCCTCATCGGCGCGCCGAAGGCGGCCATCATCCAGTTCCTTGCGAAGGACATCGCCCGGCTGCGTGACGCCTACCCGCAGATCACGCTGAAGATCCTGGAAGAGAACAGCAAGATCGTGCAGCAGTTGCTGCGCGACAAGGTGATCGACGTCGGCATCTACGAGAAGAAGAGCGGATTCCTGGACCTGCCGAAGTTCGACTATCGGCAAGACAGGCTGGTGCTCGTGTACAGCCGCCGGCATTTCCGGTTTGCGGATGGGCCCGTGGGCATCGACGACTTTCTGGATCTGCCGATCGTGAGCCTCGGCAAGGGCTCGGCGATCCTGTCGGCCTTGCAGGGGGCCTACCGCAGCCGCGGCCGATCGTTCCCGAACAATTTCTCGACCAGCGGTTTCGACACCATGCTGGCACTGGTGCGCCATGGCCTGGGCGTGGGCCTGATGCCGCCGGACGTGCTGCGCAGCTTCCATCCCGAGGACGACCTGGGCTCGGCCGAGATCCAGGGCGACTGGCACCAGCGTGCCTATGTGCTGTCGTGCGTGGAAGGCCATGCGCAGGAGCAGACGCTGCGCAACGTGGTGGCCCAGTTGATCGGCACCAGCACCTAG
- a CDS encoding CaiB/BaiF CoA transferase family protein: MNHARQLPLQGIRVLDVSQVMAGPFACMLLADLGADVIKVEPPSGDQTRGAMGFKMKGPDSMGFLNMNRNKRSLTLDLKSEEDRASFYKLARTADVIVENYRPGAVQRLGIDYESIRKIHPKIVYVSISGFGQSGPWADRPGFDLMAQAMSGVMSVTGYPGEKPVKAGVPVADIGCALFATYALLAAYIGAQKSGVGQHIDASLFDAAMAFSVWDMSEYWGTGVRPTPLGTSNKMSAPYQAVKARDGYFVMGATNQKLWTRLCELLQRPDLVEHADYASVSLRLKNREALIEALEREFGQRDSADWIDAMLAAGIPAGPILSYPEAFEGEHGTHRRMCMEIEHPIEGKVKNIGFPVKLLGTPQQVRRHPPLLGEHNEEIMAEINVPAGAAVAS; this comes from the coding sequence ATGAACCACGCACGACAACTGCCGCTGCAGGGCATCCGGGTTCTGGACGTGAGCCAGGTCATGGCCGGGCCGTTCGCCTGCATGCTGCTGGCCGACCTGGGCGCCGATGTGATCAAGGTCGAGCCGCCGAGTGGCGACCAGACCCGCGGTGCCATGGGTTTCAAGATGAAGGGGCCGGACAGCATGGGCTTCCTGAACATGAACCGCAACAAGCGCTCGCTGACGCTGGACCTCAAGAGCGAGGAAGACCGCGCGTCCTTCTACAAGCTGGCCCGGACCGCCGACGTGATCGTCGAGAACTACCGCCCCGGCGCGGTGCAGCGGCTGGGCATCGACTACGAGTCGATCAGGAAGATCCACCCGAAGATCGTGTACGTCAGCATCTCGGGCTTCGGCCAGAGCGGTCCGTGGGCCGACCGGCCGGGCTTCGACCTGATGGCGCAGGCCATGTCCGGCGTGATGAGCGTGACCGGCTACCCCGGCGAGAAGCCGGTCAAGGCCGGCGTGCCCGTGGCCGACATCGGCTGCGCGCTGTTTGCCACCTACGCGCTGCTCGCGGCCTACATCGGCGCGCAGAAGTCGGGCGTGGGCCAGCACATCGACGCCTCGCTGTTCGACGCGGCGATGGCCTTCTCGGTATGGGACATGTCCGAGTACTGGGGCACGGGCGTACGGCCGACGCCGCTGGGCACCAGCAACAAGATGAGCGCGCCCTACCAGGCGGTCAAGGCGCGCGACGGCTACTTCGTGATGGGCGCGACCAACCAGAAGCTCTGGACCCGGCTGTGCGAACTGCTGCAGCGGCCGGACCTCGTCGAGCACGCGGACTACGCGAGCGTGTCCCTGCGCCTGAAGAACCGCGAGGCGCTGATCGAGGCGCTCGAGCGGGAGTTCGGCCAGCGCGACAGCGCCGACTGGATCGACGCCATGCTGGCCGCCGGCATTCCGGCCGGGCCCATCCTGTCGTATCCCGAGGCTTTCGAAGGCGAGCACGGCACGCACCGCCGCATGTGCATGGAGATCGAGCATCCGATCGAGGGCAAGGTCAAGAACATCGGCTTTCCCGTCAAGCTGCTGGGTACGCCGCAGCAGGTGCGCCGGCACCCGCCGTTGCTGGGCGAGCACAACGAGGAAATCATGGCCGAGATCAACGTGCCGGCCGGCGCGGCGGTGGCCTCATGA
- a CDS encoding reverse transcriptase domain-containing protein gives MAILGKNEFHDFLLRADVPYFSRHIFGAEYWKIEGLLYPTPRYTNFVIAKANGKNRHIAEPSKKIKALQYRALAYLKGTVPPAKPCVHGFVEGRSILTNAEKHLERRPYHILNLDLSDFFPTITFFRVRGALMAPPMKFSFEMATMLAHLCTHEGSLPQGAPTSPFLANLICRTLDSQLTLLSKRHRATYTRYADDLTFSFSHRSAERLPANVVAFDGGTVSIGSELRSIIESNSFHINEGKTRISTRLRRMEITGVVVNEFPNVTRKFIDKIRGALHAWEAHGYVAAQATWTARITEKLKNPPRERPWARQTRTGNIPSLQNVLWGRLLFVRMIRGNDDLLYTRLAEKYNHLCRLHQTIDPGFRGASLPIDLQVRNTLDVDFATFVLEWSGDYTAPGTDESEPLVSQGTAFAYGTGRRFITCNHVLTGQSKDEEIDISNPFVQNVSIVLRNPLTGTVSPARVLNRDSARDLALLEFVDSETRAQRYFDGRPEPLERSAQARLIGFPNWTPGRTANNTEVSVQHRFARAGLQRLEIGQTIRQGNSGGPLVDSSYKLAGVAQQGASQSSGNDECLCVMELDRWLTAL, from the coding sequence ATGGCAATACTCGGTAAAAACGAATTTCATGACTTTCTGCTCCGAGCAGACGTGCCTTATTTCTCGCGGCACATCTTTGGGGCTGAATATTGGAAAATTGAAGGCCTCCTTTATCCTACTCCTCGGTACACGAATTTCGTGATCGCCAAGGCGAATGGTAAAAATCGTCATATCGCGGAGCCGAGCAAGAAGATAAAAGCGCTCCAATATCGGGCGCTCGCGTATTTAAAAGGAACCGTGCCCCCGGCTAAACCATGTGTGCATGGCTTTGTCGAGGGGCGCAGCATCCTCACTAACGCGGAGAAGCACTTAGAGCGTCGGCCGTATCACATTTTGAATCTAGATTTGTCCGATTTCTTTCCGACAATCACCTTTTTTCGCGTCCGAGGTGCGCTCATGGCGCCCCCCATGAAGTTTTCCTTTGAGATGGCTACGATGCTTGCGCACCTTTGCACGCATGAAGGTTCGTTGCCGCAAGGGGCTCCGACCTCCCCTTTTCTCGCCAATCTGATTTGTCGCACACTTGATTCGCAACTGACCTTATTATCCAAAAGGCATAGAGCAACGTATACGCGCTATGCAGATGATTTGACCTTTAGCTTTTCTCATCGCAGCGCTGAACGTCTGCCTGCAAATGTTGTTGCGTTTGATGGAGGGACGGTAAGCATTGGGAGTGAGCTTAGATCGATAATCGAATCAAACTCATTTCACATAAACGAGGGAAAGACACGAATCTCCACTCGTCTACGGCGCATGGAAATTACAGGTGTTGTGGTCAATGAATTTCCCAATGTCACCCGAAAGTTTATAGACAAAATTAGAGGTGCCTTGCATGCATGGGAAGCGCACGGTTATGTTGCCGCTCAAGCAACTTGGACAGCGCGGATCACTGAGAAGCTAAAAAATCCCCCGCGAGAACGGCCTTGGGCACGTCAGACCCGCACAGGCAACATCCCATCGTTGCAGAATGTTTTGTGGGGGCGGCTCTTATTCGTTCGAATGATCCGAGGAAATGATGACCTGCTATACACACGATTGGCTGAGAAATACAATCATCTTTGCCGGCTGCATCAAACGATCGATCCAGGATTTCGAGGTGCTTCGTTACCGATAGATCTTCAAGTCAGAAACACGCTGGATGTTGATTTCGCGACTTTCGTTCTAGAATGGAGTGGTGACTACACCGCCCCTGGCACGGACGAGTCGGAACCATTAGTGTCGCAGGGTACAGCATTTGCGTACGGAACAGGGCGCAGATTCATTACATGCAATCATGTACTTACGGGACAATCAAAGGATGAAGAAATTGATATTTCGAATCCATTCGTCCAGAACGTCTCAATAGTATTGAGAAACCCTCTGACTGGTACGGTTTCTCCTGCGCGAGTGCTGAATCGAGACTCGGCGCGAGATTTGGCGCTCCTAGAATTTGTTGATTCTGAGACTCGTGCACAGCGATATTTCGATGGCCGCCCTGAACCGTTGGAGCGTTCGGCCCAAGCCCGATTAATTGGATTTCCTAATTGGACTCCTGGGCGGACGGCGAATAATACAGAGGTTTCTGTTCAGCATCGCTTTGCTAGAGCCGGATTGCAGCGGCTCGAAATTGGACAAACGATCCGCCAAGGAAATTCCGGTGGACCGCTCGTTGATAGTTCGTATAAATTGGCCGGCGTAGCGCAGCAGGGAGCGTCTCAATCGAGTGGCAATGATGAGTGCCTCTGTGTCATGGAATTGGATCGATGGCTAACCGCTTTGTGA
- a CDS encoding enoyl-CoA hydratase — protein MSLAECVQLGVHASGVAEIVIHRPERHNAMTRQMYEALLDHIGACARNGAVRSVLFKGAGGKSFISGTDIAHFKDFREGRDGIAYEAFVERVIDAVERIAVPTVAVIDGWAVGGGLALATACDFRVCSDASRFGAPIAGTLSNTLSSRNIARLQAALGVPRVKRMLLLADYLAAQEALACGYVHAACAPGELDAAAHALAQRLMALSPVTHKAVKESIRRIVVEQRLDDDDLIEEVYGSQAFRDGVAAFIGR, from the coding sequence ATGAGTCTTGCCGAATGCGTGCAGCTCGGCGTCCATGCCTCGGGCGTGGCCGAGATCGTGATCCATCGCCCCGAACGCCACAACGCGATGACGCGGCAGATGTACGAGGCACTGCTGGACCACATCGGCGCGTGCGCGCGCAATGGCGCGGTGCGCAGCGTGCTGTTCAAGGGGGCGGGCGGCAAGTCCTTCATCTCGGGCACGGACATCGCCCATTTCAAGGACTTCCGCGAAGGCCGCGACGGCATTGCCTACGAGGCGTTCGTGGAGCGCGTCATCGATGCGGTCGAGCGCATTGCCGTACCCACCGTGGCCGTGATCGACGGCTGGGCCGTCGGCGGTGGCCTGGCCCTGGCCACGGCCTGCGATTTCCGGGTCTGCAGCGACGCATCGCGCTTTGGTGCGCCAATTGCAGGGACGCTGTCCAACACCTTGTCGTCGCGCAACATCGCGCGGTTGCAGGCCGCCCTGGGCGTGCCGCGCGTCAAGCGGATGCTGCTGCTCGCCGACTACCTGGCGGCACAGGAAGCGCTGGCCTGCGGCTATGTGCATGCCGCCTGCGCGCCGGGCGAACTGGATGCCGCTGCCCATGCGCTGGCGCAGCGGCTCATGGCGCTGTCGCCGGTCACGCACAAGGCCGTCAAGGAGAGCATTCGCCGCATCGTCGTCGAGCAGCGGCTGGACGACGACGACCTGATCGAGGAGGTGTATGGCAGCCAGGCTTTTCGCGACGGGGTGGCCGCTTTCATTGGCCGATGA
- a CDS encoding HlyD family secretion protein, whose product MGGRVPGAGCRRRQSGAFVPKLAAYALLAFVLWLMVATLVQPLLSSQATRAVLQAPVALITSPINGVVSQMVVHARDKVESGTIVATVRNPTVSQEILTTLRSQHLALQSQLAQLGNQYKSDNQEMRSVGQEAGVHREASLAQAWEAWQIARRQRDVAHSVVEEQENKVRTNQALLEQGAISEQVMNSSMAQLNTARANAAVAEQSFAGQAQTVASAGQGAFVGTGGSNLFQTLASRREALRNSVGRAQQDATAIFKQLKQVRDLEEEERRRVEKLSFYEIKASQAGQVHSVLAPEGAYVTAGASLVRVTDCSRLGVVAVFPARVAKRLGIGSVLDVKLAESARPVPARVEQLLPVASDALQSTYSVPFPYAEQGSIYAVARIEGKEPQEAPPDGGSNMCAPGKVVSASLRS is encoded by the coding sequence ATGGGCGGTCGCGTTCCTGGCGCTGGTTGTCGGCGCCGGCAGTCGGGCGCCTTCGTCCCCAAGCTCGCGGCCTATGCGCTGCTGGCCTTCGTGCTGTGGCTGATGGTCGCAACGCTGGTCCAGCCGCTGTTGTCGTCGCAAGCCACCCGCGCCGTCTTGCAGGCGCCCGTGGCGCTGATCACCTCGCCGATCAACGGGGTGGTGTCGCAGATGGTGGTGCATGCGCGCGACAAGGTGGAGTCCGGCACCATCGTGGCCACGGTGCGCAACCCGACCGTGAGCCAGGAAATCCTCACCACCCTGAGGTCGCAGCACCTCGCGCTGCAAAGCCAATTGGCCCAGCTGGGCAACCAGTACAAGTCCGACAACCAGGAAATGAGGTCGGTCGGGCAGGAGGCCGGCGTTCACCGCGAGGCCTCGCTGGCCCAGGCCTGGGAGGCCTGGCAGATCGCGCGGCGGCAGCGCGACGTGGCGCACAGCGTGGTGGAAGAGCAGGAAAACAAGGTCCGGACCAACCAGGCCCTGCTGGAGCAGGGAGCGATCAGCGAGCAGGTCATGAACTCGTCCATGGCGCAGCTGAATACGGCGCGTGCCAATGCCGCGGTGGCGGAACAGTCCTTTGCCGGGCAGGCCCAGACGGTGGCGAGCGCCGGGCAGGGGGCCTTCGTGGGCACCGGGGGCAGCAACCTGTTCCAGACGCTCGCAAGCCGCCGCGAGGCGCTGCGCAACAGTGTCGGCCGCGCCCAGCAGGACGCCACCGCGATCTTCAAGCAGCTCAAGCAGGTCAGGGACCTCGAGGAAGAGGAACGCCGCCGGGTGGAAAAGCTGTCCTTCTACGAAATCAAGGCGTCGCAGGCGGGGCAGGTTCACTCCGTGCTCGCACCCGAAGGCGCGTATGTCACGGCGGGTGCCTCGCTGGTGCGGGTGACCGATTGCAGCCGGCTCGGCGTGGTGGCGGTGTTTCCGGCGCGGGTGGCCAAGCGGCTGGGTATCGGCTCCGTGCTCGACGTGAAGCTCGCTGAATCCGCCAGGCCGGTGCCGGCGCGCGTGGAGCAATTGCTGCCGGTGGCATCGGACGCCCTGCAGAGCACCTACAGCGTGCCGTTCCCGTATGCCGAGCAGGGCTCCATCTATGCCGTGGCACGCATCGAAGGCAAGGAACCGCAGGAGGCTCCGCCGGACGGGGGCAGCAACATGTGCGCACCCGGCAAGGTGGTGTCGGCCAGCCTCAGGTCCTGA
- a CDS encoding glycoside hydrolase family 19 protein → MIDTQTLIDCTGAARADAERYTLHLADGMNRFGIHSVNAMAAFLGQLAVESDALQKVEENLNYTTPARLREIFPSLFVKGGYRAEEYVRNPRGLSMLRYKGFHGRGLIQLTWEDAYVAAGHALGADFRRHPELLLQPQYAAQSACWFFAVFKDCLPAAERGDVYDVTGRVNGPARLKLAERKAITARAYKVLSK, encoded by the coding sequence ATGATCGACACCCAGACCCTCATCGACTGCACCGGCGCCGCACGCGCCGACGCGGAGCGCTACACCTTGCATCTCGCGGACGGGATGAACCGTTTCGGCATTCACTCCGTCAACGCGATGGCGGCCTTCCTCGGGCAGCTCGCCGTCGAGTCCGACGCGCTGCAGAAGGTCGAGGAAAACCTCAACTACACCACGCCGGCGCGGCTGCGTGAGATCTTCCCGAGCCTGTTCGTCAAGGGCGGCTACCGGGCCGAAGAGTACGTGCGCAACCCCCGGGGGCTGAGCATGCTTCGGTACAAGGGCTTCCATGGCCGCGGCCTCATCCAGCTTACCTGGGAAGACGCCTACGTCGCTGCGGGCCATGCGCTCGGCGCGGACTTCCGCCGCCATCCCGAGCTGTTGCTGCAGCCGCAGTACGCGGCCCAATCGGCGTGCTGGTTTTTCGCGGTGTTCAAGGACTGTTTGCCGGCGGCCGAACGGGGCGATGTCTACGACGTGACCGGGCGCGTCAACGGCCCGGCGCGCCTGAAGCTCGCGGAGCGCAAAGCGATCACGGCGCGCGCGTACAAGGTGCTGAGCAAATGA
- a CDS encoding MrcB family domain-containing protein → MGFGDHLREIAQGFQRARTEPLANHPLAALIRQSWPSSLRDSLGGRDAERYQFVGSPGQGQWSAAPWLAVLLHTVTKSAMGGFYPVYLFEPGFQTVCLVMGQGAQQLTDAVGRKRAGVELALRAQQMRANGGRWREQGFNEGPFTTLKFVTTANQRDYAADPWSNTAAFGKRYAVSALPEDAELVADLRAMLQLYDAMAEQRILKFSEEDEELSTLSAAGELPSGSLDGAKKVIVHKQIERRHRDRKLIERVKKQLGVECQACHFDFASAYGSLMEKFIEAHHNVPISTLPDTGAILKPTEADFMVLCSNCHRAIHRAGCPDLMEFKKHHVKGHFYKS, encoded by the coding sequence ATGGGGTTCGGAGATCACCTTCGCGAAATCGCGCAAGGCTTTCAGCGCGCTAGGACGGAACCGCTCGCGAACCATCCGCTCGCAGCATTGATTCGTCAGAGCTGGCCGTCTTCGTTGCGCGACTCTCTGGGTGGGCGAGATGCCGAGCGCTATCAATTTGTTGGGAGCCCTGGACAAGGGCAATGGTCTGCGGCCCCGTGGTTGGCTGTTCTCTTACATACCGTCACTAAGAGCGCCATGGGCGGCTTTTACCCTGTATATCTCTTTGAACCTGGATTTCAGACGGTGTGCCTTGTCATGGGACAGGGGGCGCAGCAGCTCACCGACGCCGTTGGGCGAAAGCGCGCCGGGGTTGAATTGGCGCTTAGAGCTCAGCAGATGCGTGCGAATGGTGGCCGCTGGCGTGAGCAAGGATTCAATGAGGGGCCGTTTACAACGCTCAAGTTCGTGACCACTGCGAACCAGCGCGACTATGCAGCTGACCCGTGGTCGAACACAGCCGCATTTGGAAAGCGGTATGCGGTGTCCGCACTTCCTGAGGATGCAGAACTGGTCGCGGATCTGCGTGCGATGCTTCAACTCTATGACGCGATGGCCGAGCAACGCATTCTGAAGTTCTCGGAGGAAGACGAGGAGCTTTCGACTCTCAGTGCCGCGGGCGAGCTGCCGTCCGGGTCCCTGGATGGCGCCAAGAAAGTGATTGTGCATAAGCAGATTGAGAGGAGACATCGGGATAGAAAGCTAATCGAGCGAGTGAAAAAGCAACTTGGTGTTGAGTGCCAGGCCTGCCACTTCGACTTTGCTAGCGCATATGGATCCCTGATGGAAAAGTTCATCGAGGCTCATCACAATGTGCCGATTTCAACCCTGCCAGATACGGGCGCTATTCTCAAACCGACTGAAGCCGACTTCATGGTGCTTTGCAGCAACTGCCACCGTGCGATTCACAGGGCTGGCTGCCCGGATCTCATGGAGTTCAAGAAGCACCACGTCAAGGGGCACTTCTACAAGAGCTAA